A region of Sulfurimonas sp. DNA encodes the following proteins:
- the aat gene encoding leucyl/phenylalanyl-tRNA--protein transferase — protein sequence MIPQLNKYDLTFPDASEANEDGILVWGGDLNPSRLLRAYQSGIFPWYAQNDPILWWSPNPRLIMELDDFKLSKSLKKSMKKFEYKFDSNFTQVMKKCKEVPRNDQNGTWISDDIIEAYSTLFDMGIAHSVESYLDGELVGGAYGVVVGKVFCGESMFANTNDASKSAYAILIKHLKEWGYDFIDCQVPTNHLKSLGAKEVNRAYFIERLKSVNMDKVNNIWEINKDFI from the coding sequence ATGATTCCTCAACTAAATAAATATGACTTAACATTTCCAGATGCCAGTGAGGCAAATGAAGATGGTATTTTAGTTTGGGGTGGTGATTTAAATCCATCAAGACTTTTGCGTGCATACCAAAGTGGAATATTTCCATGGTATGCACAAAATGATCCAATACTATGGTGGTCACCAAATCCTAGACTTATTATGGAATTAGATGATTTCAAATTAAGTAAATCTCTTAAAAAAAGTATGAAGAAGTTTGAGTATAAATTTGACTCAAACTTTACACAAGTAATGAAAAAGTGTAAAGAAGTTCCAAGAAATGATCAAAACGGAACTTGGATAAGTGATGATATTATTGAAGCATATTCAACACTTTTTGATATGGGAATAGCACACTCGGTTGAGAGTTATTTAGATGGAGAACTAGTTGGAGGGGCTTATGGCGTTGTAGTTGGTAAAGTATTTTGTGGTGAATCAATGTTTGCAAATACTAATGATGCTTCAAAATCAGCATACGCAATTTTAATTAAACATCTAAAAGAGTGGGGATATGATTTCATAGATTGTCAAGTTCCAACAAATCATCTTAAAAGCCTCGGTGCAAAAGAAGTAAACAGAGCATATTTCATAGAAAGATTAAAAAGTGTGAATATGGATAAAGTGAATAATATCTGGGAAATAAATAAAGATTTTATATAA
- a CDS encoding AAA family ATPase, with product MISTRLNDIFQKSILYAKGLRHEYLTIEHVFYLLLSSKDGSTIIQTCGGDINKMKEALDDYITTNIDTLPENITQDPYESIALSRLVDNMIRHIQSANQDSADVGDLLAALYEEKNTFSYMLLDEYQISRLDILELISHSQENSEKEESESFLDKYTINLLNKAKSGKIDPVISRNNEIQRVIQILCRRKKNNPILVGEAGVGKTAIAEGLALNISSGKVPDIIKKAELFALDLSALLAGTKYRGDFEKRLKGVMDELKSHPNAILFIDEIHTLIGAGATSGTMDAANQLKPALASGELRCMGATTFAEYRNGFEKDKALSRRFSKVDINEPSIKASIKILKGLKSKYEKHHNVIYTTKALRNAVELSKRYITDRFLPDIAIDLIDETAASFHLKKNKRKKVTGYDIEKTISSIIGISNSKITKDESTSLVNLEKDLMALVIGQDNAVTEVSKSIKISKAGLTPSNKPIASFLFSGPTGVGKTELAISLSNTLGINFERFDMSEYMEKHALSRLVGAPPGYVGFEQGGLLTEAIKKHPYSVLLLDEIEKAHADLVNILLQIMDNATLTDNNGYKANFQNVILIMTSNIGSSSRAVMGFNKDISLSKDEDLNSFFTPEFRNRLDAIVEFSQLDITTIKSIAQKFINELNLELSKKKISITISTNAIDFIAKEGYSKEMGARPLKRYIQDNITNKLSDQILFGKLKNGGKVQVSFNKKLILKFKAQDDSSTK from the coding sequence ATGATTAGTACAAGATTAAATGATATTTTTCAAAAATCAATCCTATATGCGAAAGGCTTAAGACATGAATATTTGACAATAGAACATGTTTTTTATTTACTTCTTAGTTCAAAAGATGGTTCTACAATTATTCAAACATGTGGTGGGGATATAAATAAGATGAAGGAAGCTTTAGATGATTATATTACTACAAATATTGACACTCTTCCTGAAAATATTACTCAAGACCCTTACGAGAGTATTGCTCTTTCAAGACTTGTTGATAACATGATTAGACATATACAAAGTGCAAATCAAGATAGTGCTGATGTTGGTGATTTACTTGCTGCGCTTTATGAAGAAAAAAATACTTTTAGCTATATGCTTTTAGATGAATATCAAATATCAAGATTAGATATATTAGAACTTATTTCACACTCCCAAGAAAATTCTGAAAAAGAAGAGAGTGAATCTTTTTTAGATAAATACACTATCAACCTTTTAAATAAAGCAAAAAGTGGAAAAATTGATCCAGTAATTAGTAGAAATAATGAAATTCAAAGAGTTATACAGATTTTATGCAGAAGAAAAAAGAATAATCCTATTTTAGTAGGAGAAGCTGGAGTTGGAAAAACTGCAATTGCAGAAGGCTTAGCACTTAATATATCTAGCGGTAAGGTTCCTGACATTATAAAAAAAGCTGAACTTTTTGCACTTGATTTGAGTGCTCTTTTAGCTGGCACTAAATATAGAGGTGATTTTGAAAAAAGGCTTAAAGGTGTTATGGATGAATTAAAATCACATCCCAATGCTATTTTATTTATAGATGAAATACATACTCTTATAGGTGCAGGAGCTACAAGTGGGACTATGGATGCAGCAAATCAGCTAAAACCTGCTTTAGCATCTGGAGAGCTTAGATGCATGGGTGCTACAACCTTTGCTGAATACAGAAATGGGTTTGAAAAAGATAAAGCTCTTAGTAGAAGATTTTCCAAAGTAGATATCAATGAGCCATCTATTAAAGCTTCTATTAAAATACTCAAAGGCTTAAAAAGTAAATATGAAAAACATCATAATGTTATATACACAACAAAAGCATTACGAAATGCAGTAGAATTATCAAAAAGATATATTACTGATAGATTTTTACCAGATATTGCGATAGATCTTATTGATGAAACTGCAGCTAGTTTTCATTTAAAAAAGAATAAACGCAAAAAAGTTACAGGTTATGATATTGAAAAAACAATTTCTTCTATTATTGGTATTTCAAACTCAAAAATCACAAAAGATGAAAGTACTTCTTTAGTTAATTTAGAAAAAGATTTGATGGCATTAGTCATTGGACAAGACAATGCAGTAACTGAAGTTAGTAAATCTATAAAAATATCAAAAGCAGGTTTAACTCCTTCAAATAAACCAATAGCTTCTTTTCTTTTTTCTGGTCCCACAGGTGTTGGGAAAACAGAACTTGCTATATCACTTAGCAATACATTGGGCATAAATTTTGAACGCTTTGATATGAGTGAATATATGGAAAAACATGCACTTAGTAGATTAGTGGGAGCTCCCCCTGGTTATGTTGGTTTTGAACAAGGAGGTTTACTAACAGAAGCAATAAAAAAACATCCATATTCAGTTTTATTACTAGATGAAATAGAAAAAGCACATGCTGATTTGGTTAATATTTTACTTCAAATTATGGATAATGCAACACTTACAGATAACAATGGGTACAAGGCTAATTTTCAAAATGTTATACTTATAATGACTTCAAATATAGGCTCAAGCTCAAGAGCAGTAATGGGATTTAACAAAGACATATCTTTGTCAAAAGATGAAGATTTAAACTCTTTTTTTACTCCTGAATTTAGAAATAGACTAGATGCAATAGTAGAATTTTCTCAACTAGATATCACAACCATTAAAAGCATTGCACAAAAATTTATTAATGAATTAAATCTTGAACTTTCCAAAAAAAAGATATCAATTACTATTTCAACAAACGCAATAGATTTTATTGCTAAAGAGGGATATTCAAAAGAGATGGGGGCAAGACCTTTAAAAAGATATATTCAAGATAATATTACAAATAAACTAAGTGATCAAATATTATTTGGTAAATTGAAAAACGGTGGTAAAGTGCAAGTAAGTTTCAATAAAAAATTAATCCTTAAATTTAAAGCACAAGATGATTCCTCAACTAAATAA
- a CDS encoding ATP-dependent Clp protease adaptor ClpS: MPTNTEIELLHEVKIKHPKRYKVFLLNDDYTSMEFVIDILMTVFHKSYEQAQNIMLDIHKKEKGLCGVYTHEIAETKIVQVDKKAKDNGFPLKAVMEQE, encoded by the coding sequence ATGCCAACAAATACAGAGATAGAACTTTTACATGAAGTAAAAATAAAACATCCAAAAAGGTATAAAGTCTTTTTGTTAAATGATGATTATACTTCTATGGAATTTGTAATAGATATTTTAATGACAGTGTTTCATAAAAGTTACGAACAAGCCCAAAATATAATGTTAGATATTCATAAAAAAGAAAAAGGTTTATGTGGTGTTTACACCCATGAAATAGCAGAAACAAAGATTGTACAAGTAGATAAAAAAGCTAAAGATAATGGATTTCCATTAAAAGCTGTAATGGAGCAAGAATGA
- a CDS encoding aminotransferase class I/II-fold pyridoxal phosphate-dependent enzyme, whose amino-acid sequence MNNYEVFCTKFVQKIGNKEGAVSPTVTSSASFSYGTAQIAEGIFDGNVKKPLYSRMGNPTSARLETILAEMDGGVGAVATSSGMGAITLTTMSIVSMNDEIISIGGLFGGTYALFSETLPRFGIKTNFFDVDEIEEIKKAINEKTKIIFLESVGNPNMRLPDIKQIAQMANEAGVIFIVDNTITPLCVSPIKLGADISIYSTTKIISGNSSALGGCAVFRAVKKEDEKLKSSRYPFMAKFIKGVGEMALIANAKKRALRDFGMSANANASYQTMLGLETLPLRLSRVSKSVEIIVLALHEAGLKINHPSLKEHPHNQRYLKDFKNGCGTLFTINMLSKEKAFSFLNKTKLATLTANIGDSRTLALHMASTIYTDFDEPTKKFLGISNGLIRVSIGLENPQDIIDDFIQAAQ is encoded by the coding sequence ATGAATAATTATGAAGTATTTTGTACAAAATTTGTACAAAAAATTGGTAATAAAGAAGGTGCTGTAAGTCCTACTGTAACATCATCCGCTTCTTTTTCTTATGGAACTGCACAAATAGCAGAAGGTATATTTGATGGAAACGTAAAGAAACCACTATACTCTCGCATGGGCAATCCAACATCAGCAAGACTTGAAACAATCTTAGCCGAGATGGATGGAGGAGTTGGAGCAGTTGCAACAAGTTCAGGTATGGGAGCGATAACATTAACAACTATGTCTATTGTATCCATGAACGATGAAATCATCTCTATTGGTGGTCTTTTTGGTGGAACTTATGCACTATTTAGTGAAACTCTTCCTCGTTTTGGAATTAAAACAAACTTCTTTGATGTTGATGAGATAGAAGAAATAAAAAAAGCAATAAATGAAAAAACAAAAATTATATTTTTAGAGAGTGTTGGAAATCCGAATATGCGCTTACCAGACATCAAACAAATTGCACAAATGGCAAATGAAGCAGGTGTTATTTTTATAGTTGATAATACTATTACTCCTTTATGTGTTTCACCCATAAAACTTGGAGCAGATATCAGCATCTACTCAACTACAAAAATTATCTCAGGTAATTCATCTGCTCTTGGTGGATGTGCAGTTTTTCGTGCTGTGAAAAAAGAAGATGAGAAACTGAAAAGTTCAAGATATCCTTTCATGGCAAAATTTATAAAAGGTGTTGGAGAGATGGCACTAATTGCAAATGCCAAAAAAAGAGCCTTAAGAGATTTTGGAATGAGTGCAAATGCAAATGCATCATATCAAACTATGCTTGGACTTGAAACATTACCATTACGCTTATCAAGAGTTTCAAAAAGTGTTGAAATAATAGTCTTGGCACTTCATGAAGCAGGATTAAAAATAAATCATCCCTCTCTAAAAGAACACCCACATAATCAAAGATATTTAAAAGATTTTAAAAATGGCTGTGGAACACTCTTTACTATAAATATGTTATCAAAAGAAAAAGCATTTTCATTTTTAAACAAAACTAAACTTGCTACACTTACTGCGAATATTGGTGATAGTAGAACTTTAGCACTTCATATGGCATCTACAATTTACACTGATTTTGATGAACCAACAAAAAAATTCCTAGGAATTAGTAATGGTTTAATTCGTGTCTCAATAGGATTAGAAAATCCTCAAGATATTATTGATGATTTTATTCAAGCAGCACAATAA
- the bioD gene encoding dethiobiotin synthase translates to MKKQIFVTATNTDIGKTYTTKLLLKEYASRGLRVGVMKPIETGVVDGFCPDGEELLSLVKELNIEFKDIYVKDIVPIQYELPAAPFVASKNTPLDIKKIDNAIQKLGKLCDILIIEGAGGLYVPIDEKIMMIDLIAYLDASTLLVTHCSLGCINDTLLSKQALENKNIKYVVAFNNRDSNDSFSAVSQPYFKEIGFNVMKVSKNIDTICDVLYNL, encoded by the coding sequence ATGAAAAAACAAATTTTTGTAACAGCAACAAATACTGATATAGGTAAAACATATACTACGAAACTACTTTTAAAAGAGTATGCATCTAGAGGTTTGAGAGTTGGTGTAATGAAGCCAATAGAAACGGGTGTTGTAGATGGTTTTTGTCCTGATGGAGAAGAACTTTTGTCTTTAGTTAAAGAGTTGAATATTGAGTTTAAAGATATATATGTAAAAGATATTGTACCAATTCAGTATGAGTTACCAGCTGCACCCTTTGTGGCATCTAAAAACACTCCATTAGATATTAAAAAAATCGACAATGCCATACAAAAATTAGGAAAACTATGTGATATCTTGATAATAGAAGGCGCTGGTGGACTTTATGTTCCAATAGATGAAAAAATAATGATGATAGATTTGATAGCATACCTAGATGCATCTACGCTTCTTGTCACCCACTGCTCTTTAGGGTGTATAAATGATACTTTATTAAGTAAACAAGCTCTTGAAAATAAAAATATAAAATATGTTGTTGCTTTTAATAATCGTGATAGCAATGATAGTTTTTCAGCAGTCTCTCAGCCATATTTTAAAGAAATTGGATTTAATGTTATGAAAGTTAGTAAAAATATTGACACTATTTGTGATGTCTTGTATAATCTCTAA
- a CDS encoding aspartate carbamoyltransferase catalytic subunit, with translation MQHLIRTDDFSIKEIEELFVDAKKFSDGNFYRILQDKIIITLFFENSTRTKSSFEIAAKRLGAEMVHLDLTKSSTKKGETLVDTAMNLDVMNPHAIIVRHQNSGVPKILSKHTKASIINAGDGAHSHPTQALLDLFTLMEHFGEVKGKKIAIVGDIKNSRVANSNIELLSRFGMEVILVAPPHFLPKTTLRTTHFLNKIVDEVDVIMSLRTQTERHSSQSYASLKDYASDFCITTELVGDRDIVLLHPGPVHRNIDICDALLADGRCKVLQQVTNGVSIRMAVLKKLIHDL, from the coding sequence ATGCAACATTTGATTCGTACAGATGATTTTAGTATCAAAGAAATAGAAGAACTTTTTGTAGATGCGAAAAAATTTAGTGATGGTAATTTTTATAGAATTTTACAGGATAAGATTATTATTACACTATTCTTTGAAAATTCAACTAGAACAAAAAGTTCTTTTGAAATAGCTGCAAAAAGATTAGGAGCAGAGATGGTTCATTTGGATTTAACAAAAAGTTCAACAAAAAAAGGTGAAACTCTTGTTGATACAGCTATGAATTTGGATGTAATGAATCCTCATGCTATTATTGTACGACATCAAAACTCTGGTGTTCCTAAAATTTTATCAAAACATACTAAGGCTTCTATAATAAATGCAGGAGATGGCGCTCATTCTCATCCGACACAAGCACTCTTAGATTTGTTTACTTTAATGGAGCATTTTGGTGAAGTAAAGGGTAAAAAAATAGCAATAGTTGGAGATATTAAAAACTCAAGAGTTGCAAATTCAAATATCGAACTTCTTTCTAGGTTTGGTATGGAAGTTATTTTAGTAGCCCCTCCTCATTTTTTACCAAAAACTACTCTTAGAACAACTCATTTTTTAAATAAAATCGTAGATGAAGTAGATGTGATTATGAGTTTAAGAACACAAACGGAACGACATTCTTCTCAAAGTTATGCTTCTTTAAAAGATTATGCAAGTGATTTTTGTATAACTACTGAATTGGTTGGAGATAGAGATATTGTACTTCTGCATCCTGGGCCAGTTCATAGGAATATAGATATATGCGATGCTCTTTTGGCGGATGGTAGATGCAAAGTGTTGCAGCAAGTTACTAATGGTGTATCAATTCGAATGGCGGTACTAAAAAAACTTATACATGACCTTTGA
- a CDS encoding aminodeoxychorismate synthase component I yields MTFDKLNKLAKKRKPFLFISDFLAKEIEVIPLNELSLHDIEFCIDENYIYKKHSELFEKNAQKFKNYKEKFDDTIEEIKSGNTYLLNLTAPTKIKSDLTLKEIYRFANAHYKLRYKDDFVCFSPEKFIQIKDNKINTYPMKGTIDASLVDAKKKILKNKKEMAEHTMVVDLLRNDLSIVAKNVKVEKFRYVQKIDSGEKELLQVSSHISGDIGSDWHSKLGDILNSLLPAGSISGTPKKSTLEIIEKIENYDRGFFSGIFGIYDGESFDSGVMIRFIQKTKNGYIYKSGGGITLDSKASAEYNELLDKIYLP; encoded by the coding sequence ATGACCTTTGATAAGTTAAATAAACTAGCTAAAAAGAGAAAGCCTTTTCTTTTTATAAGTGACTTTTTAGCAAAAGAAATAGAAGTTATTCCTTTAAATGAACTCTCTTTACATGACATTGAATTTTGTATTGATGAAAATTATATCTATAAAAAACATAGTGAGTTATTTGAAAAAAATGCTCAGAAGTTTAAAAATTATAAAGAAAAGTTTGATGATACTATCGAAGAAATAAAATCTGGAAATACTTATCTTTTAAACCTAACTGCTCCTACTAAAATAAAATCTGACTTAACACTTAAGGAGATTTATCGCTTTGCTAATGCTCACTATAAACTTAGATATAAAGATGACTTTGTATGCTTTTCTCCTGAAAAATTCATACAAATTAAAGATAATAAAATAAATACTTACCCTATGAAAGGGACGATTGATGCTTCTTTAGTAGATGCTAAAAAAAAGATACTTAAAAATAAAAAAGAAATGGCAGAACATACAATGGTTGTAGATTTGTTAAGAAATGATTTATCAATAGTAGCAAAGAATGTAAAAGTAGAAAAGTTTAGATATGTTCAAAAAATAGACTCAGGAGAGAAAGAACTTCTGCAAGTTAGTTCTCACATAAGTGGGGATATAGGAAGTGATTGGCATAGTAAACTTGGTGATATACTAAACTCCTTACTTCCAGCAGGAAGTATTAGTGGAACACCAAAAAAAAGTACTTTAGAAATTATTGAAAAAATCGAAAATTACGATAGAGGTTTTTTTAGTGGTATATTTGGTATTTACGATGGAGAAAGTTTTGACAGTGGAGTAATGATTCGTTTTATTCAAAAAACAAAAAATGGATATATATATAAAAGTGGTGGTGGCATCACTTTAGATAGTAAAGCATCTGCGGAATATAATGAATTATTAGATAAAATATATCTGCCATAG
- a CDS encoding HAMP domain-containing sensor histidine kinase: MKKLNYDDFFKSGWSFNNTQKDLQSRYQMLNIGLVLSSVALVYGIIGNVIRDISGLIFLELFLIFMNLMLFLILRKYRGLFEQVAFVLTAQFSFLFLFLIYIYEPSSLKHIWLFTYPIILLYFQNKKNSLYWLSVVTIILIIAPLQNFIEVKYSLYQVTYIAFVLIILSIIIYFYKINMDKAKKLILKQQDMLQKFNIELAGKLEELKAKDKLLTAQSKQAVMGEMISMIAHQWRQPLSTITLQISNYQIKQLMSENQQKREIDKTLIEISNTIMYLSETVDDFQTYFRPNKEILHIDVGKLIQKAINFSTPRAREVGVNIVLHNTGNISIDTHINEVVQVILSILNNAIDALIEAKVKNPKIGIVYKNEENSIKISIEDNANGIDIKYIDKLFEPYFSTKGKNGTGLGLYMSQMIMQKQFDNEIEVKSSSMGSIFSFQLPKSIS, translated from the coding sequence ATGAAAAAATTGAATTATGATGATTTTTTTAAAAGTGGATGGAGTTTCAATAATACTCAAAAGGACTTACAATCTAGATATCAAATGCTAAACATAGGATTAGTTCTTTCTTCTGTTGCCCTTGTTTATGGAATTATAGGCAATGTAATTAGAGATATATCAGGATTGATTTTTTTAGAATTATTTTTAATATTTATGAATTTAATGCTATTTTTAATATTAAGGAAATATAGAGGTTTATTTGAACAAGTAGCTTTTGTTTTAACAGCACAGTTCTCTTTTTTATTTCTTTTTCTTATATATATATATGAACCAAGTTCTTTAAAACATATTTGGCTTTTTACCTATCCTATAATTCTCCTTTATTTTCAAAATAAAAAAAATAGTCTTTATTGGTTGTCTGTAGTAACTATAATATTAATAATTGCACCTTTACAAAATTTTATAGAAGTTAAATATTCTCTTTATCAGGTTACATATATTGCATTTGTCTTGATTATTTTAAGTATTATTATTTACTTTTATAAGATTAATATGGATAAAGCAAAAAAATTAATTTTAAAACAACAAGATATGTTACAAAAATTCAATATAGAACTTGCTGGGAAATTAGAAGAATTAAAAGCAAAAGACAAACTTCTTACAGCACAATCAAAACAAGCGGTAATGGGTGAGATGATAAGTATGATAGCTCATCAGTGGAGACAACCATTGTCTACAATAACTCTTCAAATTTCGAACTATCAAATCAAACAATTAATGAGTGAAAACCAACAAAAGAGAGAGATAGACAAGACATTAATTGAGATTAGTAATACGATTATGTATCTTTCAGAAACTGTTGATGATTTTCAAACATATTTTCGACCAAATAAAGAAATTTTACATATTGATGTAGGTAAGTTAATTCAAAAAGCAATTAATTTTTCAACTCCCAGAGCCAGAGAAGTTGGAGTTAATATAGTCTTGCACAATACAGGTAATATTAGTATTGATACACATATAAATGAGGTTGTACAAGTTATATTAAGTATATTAAATAATGCCATAGATGCTCTTATAGAAGCAAAAGTAAAAAACCCGAAAATAGGTATAGTTTATAAAAATGAAGAAAATAGCATAAAAATCAGTATAGAAGATAATGCAAATGGAATAGATATAAAGTATATAGATAAACTTTTTGAGCCTTATTTTAGTACAAAAGGTAAAAACGGAACAGGTCTTGGTCTATATATGAGTCAGATGATTATGCAAAAACAGTTTGATAATGAAATAGAAGTTAAATCATCTAGCATGGGTTCCATATTTAGTTTTCAACTTCCAAAATCTATAAGCTAG
- a CDS encoding transaldolase — protein MYIQDLKFSLWADFIERDYLDNEFKDLIQRGIINGATSNPAIFKNAILNSPAYKEQLKSLEGLSAKEKYEALAIHDIKKAASILQVLFNDGNDGYVSIEVDPFLCDDADATIEEGKRLFAEIDYKNVMIKVPATTAGYIAMEKLTSEGIPVNATLIFKKEQAISCARAFERGSKKHGSKVDTVISIFVSRIDRAIDEILRKKGLDEALGGIYNSANIYTTIQDMNIDGCRALFASTGVKGDSLPPYYYVEKLLAYNSVNTAPIDTILVYDRDGGKEKALPISNEVIKEYFDSLINAGIDFEAVLDKQIEDGLDSFKDSFNDILEAL, from the coding sequence ATGTATATTCAAGATTTGAAGTTTTCGTTGTGGGCAGATTTTATTGAAAGAGATTATTTAGACAATGAGTTTAAAGATTTAATACAAAGAGGTATCATAAATGGTGCCACTTCAAATCCAGCAATATTTAAAAATGCTATTTTAAATTCACCAGCATATAAAGAACAATTAAAATCACTTGAAGGTTTAAGTGCAAAAGAGAAATATGAAGCTCTTGCAATACATGATATTAAAAAAGCTGCAAGTATCTTGCAAGTGCTTTTTAATGATGGTAATGATGGTTATGTAAGTATAGAAGTAGACCCTTTTCTTTGTGATGACGCAGATGCCACAATTGAAGAGGGTAAAAGACTTTTTGCTGAAATAGATTATAAGAATGTAATGATTAAAGTGCCAGCTACAACTGCCGGATATATCGCAATGGAGAAACTAACAAGCGAAGGAATCCCCGTTAATGCCACTCTTATTTTTAAAAAAGAACAAGCAATCTCTTGTGCTAGAGCTTTTGAGCGTGGTAGTAAAAAACATGGTTCAAAAGTTGATACTGTTATTAGTATTTTTGTAAGTAGAATTGATAGAGCTATTGACGAGATACTTCGTAAAAAAGGCTTAGATGAAGCACTAGGTGGGATTTATAATAGTGCAAATATTTACACAACAATACAAGATATGAATATTGATGGTTGTAGAGCACTTTTTGCAAGCACTGGTGTAAAAGGTGACTCATTGCCTCCATACTATTATGTCGAGAAACTTTTGGCATATAATAGTGTAAATACAGCTCCAATAGATACAATCTTAGTGTATGATAGAGATGGAGGTAAAGAGAAAGCATTACCTATTTCAAATGAAGTAATTAAAGAGTATTTTGATTCTCTTATAAACGCTGGAATTGATTTTGAAGCAGTTCTTGATAAGCAAATTGAAGATGGACTAGATTCATTTAAAGATTCGTTTAATGATATTTTGGAAGCTTTATGA
- a CDS encoding PilT/PilU family type 4a pilus ATPase, with product MSADIDVSNLTFAQLNKVRAYLKKMIELGGSDLHIKANSVIRARINGNIVQFAGDIFSKDDALTFAKELLKGRFSEFIEKKDIDLVYPFDERNRFRVNVFFQMDGVSAVFRVIPIKIPSMEELHFPDILKSFIKKERGLILVTGVTGSGKSTTLASLINEINFTKRKHIITIEDPIEFVHKDKGCIINQRSVGQDTLSFSTALRASLREDPDIILVGEMRDRETINLALHAADTGHLVFSTLHTVDAKETINRIIATFPTEEQNRVRMSLSGVIQGIISQRLIPTVEGGRRAAMEVLVRTPTIEKLIMENRDYEIRDAIEKGSAHYKSQSFDQHILKLYEEGIITKEKAKDYATSASDLELRMSGLTSAKTTNNTSSDEKGNIEIDKNDDIFDLK from the coding sequence ATGAGTGCTGATATAGATGTAAGTAATTTAACCTTTGCACAATTAAATAAAGTTAGAGCCTATTTAAAAAAGATGATTGAGCTTGGAGGAAGTGACCTTCATATAAAAGCAAATTCTGTAATTCGTGCAAGAATAAATGGTAATATTGTTCAGTTCGCTGGTGATATTTTTTCAAAGGATGACGCGCTTACTTTTGCAAAAGAACTACTAAAAGGAAGATTTAGTGAGTTTATAGAAAAAAAAGATATAGATCTAGTTTATCCTTTTGATGAAAGAAATCGTTTTCGTGTAAATGTATTTTTTCAGATGGATGGAGTATCTGCCGTTTTTCGTGTTATTCCTATAAAGATACCTTCGATGGAAGAGTTACACTTTCCTGATATTTTAAAGAGTTTTATAAAAAAAGAGAGAGGACTTATTCTTGTTACGGGAGTAACAGGGAGTGGTAAGTCAACAACCTTAGCCTCTCTTATAAATGAGATAAACTTTACAAAAAGAAAGCATATTATTACCATAGAAGACCCAATAGAGTTTGTTCATAAAGATAAAGGTTGTATTATAAATCAGCGTTCTGTGGGTCAAGATACTCTCTCTTTTAGTACAGCTTTAAGAGCATCTCTCCGTGAAGACCCTGATATTATTTTAGTTGGAGAAATGCGTGATAGAGAAACAATTAATCTTGCACTTCATGCAGCAGATACTGGGCATTTAGTTTTTTCAACTCTTCATACGGTAGATGCTAAAGAGACAATAAATCGTATTATTGCAACTTTTCCAACAGAAGAGCAAAACCGCGTAAGAATGTCACTTTCAGGTGTAATACAAGGCATAATTTCTCAAAGATTAATTCCTACAGTAGAAGGTGGAAGACGAGCTGCTATGGAGGTTTTAGTTCGTACACCAACTATTGAAAAGCTTATTATGGAAAATAGAGATTACGAGATTAGAGATGCCATTGAAAAAGGGAGTGCACACTATAAATCACAAAGTTTTGATCAACATATTTTAAAATTATACGAAGAAGGTATTATCACAAAAGAAAAAGCCAAAGATTATGCAACAAGTGCCTCTGATTTAGAGCTGAGAATGAGTGGATTAACTTCTGCTAAAACGACTAATAACACATCTTCAGATGAAAAAGGAAATATAGAAATTGATAAAAATGATGATATTTTTGATTTAAAGTAG